The Ignavibacteriales bacterium genome contains the following window.
TGAATCATTAAATAATTTAATGATCGAAAATATTGGAAAGATTAAAGCAATCGTCATTGTCAATCCTCATAATCCGACAGGAATGTTTCTGAAGAAAGATGAGTACGATGCGATAAAAGAATTTGCCCGCCAGCATAGCTTGGCATTAATTGTTGATGAAGTTTTCATCGATTATGCTTTTGAAGATGATGAGCGTAGAATCTCATCAACAGCAAATGAAACCGAAGTATTGACATTCACTCTAAACGGTATTTCTAAGATGATCGGATTGCCGCAGATGAAGTTGGGCTGGTTAGTTGTGAGCGGTAAGTCGTCGGTGGTGAGTGAGGCGGCCGCACGATTGGAAATAATTTGTGATACATTTCTATCTGTGAATACTCCTGTTCAGGTTGCACTACCTAAATTGTTGACCGAAGAAAAAAATATTCAGAACCAAATCCTTAATCGTGTTAAATCAAACTACAACACACTACTCACAACTCACAACTCACAACCCACATCTCAATCCTCCCCACTTTTATCCGAAGGCGGTTGGTATGGCATCATCCGCGTTCCTCGTACAAAATCGGACGAAGAGTGGGCTTTGCAACTGCTTGAAAAGAAAGGCGTTTACGTTTACCCAGGGTATTTCTTCGACTTCCAGAATGAGGGGTATCTTGTTATAAGTTTATTGGTGGAAAATTCTATTTTCCAGAAGGCGGTAAGTGGGATTGTGGATCATGTCTCCACCGCCTAATCAACCAACACTCCATTAATCCATTACTCCAGTTTCACATCACTTATCCAAGTTGTTCCACATATTGCACTGTACGGACATTTCGAGCATTCATCTTCTAAAAATTCTGTCGGCACAAACGGCTGATTGATATTCAATATTTCATCCACAAGTTTGAAAATAACTTGTTTGATCGAATCAAATATTTTCACAGGTGAAATGTCATCGTCGCCAATCGGAACCTCAATTTCTTCATTAAGCCGATTCCGTCCAAGAAAAAGATAAGCAGGTATGATATTCTCAAGCGGTGTGCCTGTTTGCTGATTATATAAAAGCATATAGATCGGCAGTTGAAACGAGCCGATAGCATCGCGATATGTTTCTCTATTATTGATATCCAATTTATCGAATCGGATTCTAACACTTTCATCATCTTTGCTCGTTTTATAATCAATAATATAAACCATGTTGCTGCGAAGTTCGATTCTATCAACCTTACCTACAAATGTAATTCCTTTCGTTTCAACTGTGAATTTCTTCTCCAGATCTTTTATAATTATTTCTGATTTTTGTAACATGGGAATCTGATATTCTTCGACAAACTGCCACAGGTGATTTACAATTTGTGTGTGCATCATGAAAGTCGGTCCCAGCCAATCTTTCCCATAAACTTCTTCCATCTTCCGGGCGATGATTTCTTCTAATCGATCTCGTGTAAGTTTTTCTATTTTCTTTCCCAAAAAGGGTTTGAAATATTCCTCCAACACCGTGTGAATAAGAATGCCGACGTCCAACGCGTCTATCTCATCGCTGACTTCTGTTTTCTCGCGCAGCCGAAGAACATTCTGATAATAAAATTTCAACTGACACGCAAGATACGTATCAAGCAGAGAGGCGCTGTATTTGATTGTTCGAAGATGTTGTACAATTTCTTTTGTTTTAGCGATCGCTTTGGGCTTGGGATTTTCTAATTTTACTCCAAATCGTATAGTTTTTTCAAATGGAGTCAGCTTATCGGTTTTTGTTTCCTGCTGTTTTTGCCATAACAGTTTCTGGACAAATCTGCTTTTTTCTTTTTTACCGTCTTTCTGATTCTCGGTATAATATAGATGAACTTCCTTGGCGCTCTTCACGACTAAATCAAAATAATATTCAACCAATTTTTCGCGGTCATGGTATGTTTCAAGTCCCAACATTTTTCTAATGTGCTGCGGAAGAAGCATATCTTCGCCCGGTTTGCCCGGAACAATATCATCGTTCGCGTTTATAAAATACAGGGTGTCGAATGCCAGATTGCGTGTTTCTAAAAGTCCAAGTACCTGCAATCCGCGAAGCGGTGTCCCATGGAACGGGACAGTTTCACTTTCAAGAAAATGCTGCAGAAATATTATATATCCTGAGGGTTCATTGAATTTTTCATTCTTCACCAAGGAATGAGCAACCTGGTCGAGCACTTCCATTAACTTCTGAACATACGGTTTGAAATATGGGTGTAGGTTCGCCGTGCTTTCGGTGAATATATAATTGAGAACCTCAATCGCTCTTTGAGCAAAATCGCCTATTGATTTTATATCAACAAATTTTCGGATTGTATTATCGTGAATCGATTTTATTTGAGATTTTAACTTCTCAATATTAACACCTTCAACGATTCCCGCCAATGCTTTCGTGCAACCATCAAAAAATTCATCGTCACCTTCAATTGACTCAAGCGACAATAATACTTTTGATTTTTCTTCGGCAAGATATTTTTCAAGCTGATGAAACATAATCCGCGTAACATCTGAACGCTGCTCATATCGGATGTTCTTCACGTACGGATGAAGAATCACACGAAGATATGATGATGCCGAAAATTTATTGTTGAATGCAGTTGCAATCAACTCCAACAAATTACTCAGAAAACCGTAAGCCGGCGTGCGTTTAATCGGGTAACCGAGCGCGATGTTATATGTTTCCTCTTTTAATAACGACAATGGAAAATGTATTGCGGGAAATAAAGCTTCGAATGACGGCAACACAACCGCGGTGTGGTGATCGATCTCGTTTCCATTCTCTGTTCGTTTCTGGATTTCTGCTGCTAGCGCGTAAATTTGTCCGTGCGTATCGGAAGCTTTGTAAAAATGGAAATCCGGCTCGTTGTTTTTTACCGAATAATTTTCTTCCGGCTTCACATCAAAGCCGAGCATCTTCAACCGCTCATTCAATCCAATCCCGTATTGAAAAATAAATTTTACATTGCTCTTCTTTTGCAATCCTTCAATTATTTTCTTTTCAACATTCGTAAAGGCATAAAAGCCGGCGAGGATAATTTTATCATGAGACGAGAAATCAATCTTTTCAATTTCATTAGCGACGGTGCGATATATCATTGAGCGTATTACAAAACCACGTCGTTCTATTTCTTCATAAAAATTTTTGAAGTACTCGGCAAGCGAATGAAACTTGGCAAATTCAATATTCTGTAAAACTTCTTTAACCCTTCTCGCTGTTTGATTCGCCATCATAACTTCTTCTAATTCACCCAAAAGCTTCAAAGCAACCGGGAAGAAATTATCGAACGAATCGTAATGTGAACGACCAAGTCGCTGTTCTGTTTTTTTGTGAACATCGAACAAAATTGCAACCGCATCTATTGACTCCAATGTTTGCTGACGATAGCCGAGAACATCTCTAAATAGGTACTCGTTAAACTCGTCCATTGAAAATATTTTTGGCGGGAAAAAGCTTGTATTTTCGCGCTCTGCAAGCGTTTTTCTTAGAAAGTGCGACGGTCGTTTTCCGGGGAAAACTATCACCTGACGTGAATAATCTTTATCGTTGGCGGCCAATTCCGCCGCTAAAACATCGATAAGGTTTTCCTGAGCTGATATAATTTTTATACTGCTCATTTTACCTCCCGCACTTTCTTCAGATCGACGTATGCGATTGCTCCACGAATTTTCTTACCGTAATATTTCTCTGCAAGAATTTTCATGTACTCTTTCACCTGATTCGAGTGCTCGCCATTCTCCGAACCTGTTTTAAAATCAATCACGGTTACAATATCTGAATCAACATTTATTCTGTCGATACGAAACAATGCACCTGTTGGACTTACAATCTCTTGTTCTGTCAGAACAATTCTGTTTGGACGAGCGGTAAAATATTCTTTTACATCATCAGCATTTATAAATTTATGAATGAGATTATAAGTATCATCCACATTAAATTCCTGATGATGCATGAACTTAATATTTTCTATTGCGGCTTTTATTTGTTCTTCAAGAGATTTACCGATGAAATTAATTTGCGCCAGTATGGCATGTATAAAATCGCCGCGCTTTGTTTCTTCCAAACCGATCTTTGAAAAACTTTTCGTCTGCGAAATACCCCGTGTTCTCGGGAAAATAATTGCCGCTTCTTTTTCTTCTTCTTCCTTAACCTTATCGGCGTTTGTGCGTTTACCGATTACGAATCCGTCTGCTGGTAAAAATTTTGACGGCTCTTCTGATTTTTTTTGGATTGATACAACATACATTTCTTTTTCTGCCCGTGTCATAGCCACATATAATTTATTCAGATCATCAAGCTTGCGAAGAGTTTCTTTCTCCTTATACCTATCCGAAAGCACATTGTTAAACTCCGACTCTTTCTTTGTAACATGCATTAGTTGAATTCCATCTTCACCCTCTTTGATAACCATAGAATCTGTGTGCGGCTTCGTGTCATAAAACAAACTTATCACAATCGGAAAGCCGAGCCCTTTTGCTTTATGAATCGTCATAACAGTTACGGCGTTTTCACTTGGCGGAACCGCGATGTTCCACATCTCTTCTTCTGAATCGTCATCTGAAAAAGAGAGAAAATCTTTCAAGCTCAAACTGCCGCGTCCCTCATAAGCATTTATTATCTCCAACAATTTTACAAGCGTTGCAGCTTCATCCGGGAAATTTTCAAACAAATTAAATTTTTTATAAACTTCCGCTATCAAATCATAAAGCGGAAGATAGCCGACCATGTTGAAAAGATGCTCGAAGTTTTTCTCCCACAATTGCGGATATTGCTCACGGAAATATGTATAAAGCGCCTGATGCGATTTGCCGTTTCTACTGCATTCAAAAAGAAATGTGCGGAAATCGGACGAATCTTCGGTTTTTTTCAATTCTTCCGATAAGACGTCGCTCAATAAAAACGAAGCGAATGAAAGATCGTCGATCGGTGAATCGAGAAATTTTAAGAGCGATAAAATCTCTCCGACAATCTTTCGTTTGCGTATATCGAGACTGCTGTGCGAAAGGAATTTTATTTCTTCGGCGTTAAGCCAGCCGCTCACGGCAATCACATATTTATTCTGCGGAGTGAGGATTGCTATATCTCCAAGTTTGTAACCGCGACTTTCGCAATCTTGGATTATTTCAATAATCGCTTGCCGCTCCGGTGGAGAATCGGTTTCTTCTTCCGGCTCATCAAACTTCTTTACTTCAACATAACCTTTGCCGCGTGCATTCTGCATAACTTCTTGTTTGTACGAAACAAGTCCGCTGAGGTCCGCAATTTCTTTTTGAATTTGCTGCGGACCGATTTCATGAAATACCTTTTTCGCAAACTCCACCACCGCTTCCGAGCTGCGATAGTTTGTATCCAATTCCTTTCTGTTGCATAGAGCCGACGGGAATTCTTCTTTTTCCCTCATTCGCGCCATTATTTGCCAGTCGCCGCCGCGAAATGAAAATATCGCTTGCTTCGTGTCTCCAACAAGAAACAGCGTTCCTCCCTTTCCTAAAGATTCTTCAACAAGCGGTCTGAGCGCTGTCCATTGAATCGGCGATGTATCTTGAAATTCGTCGATCAGAAAATGGTAAATCTGTTCACCCAAAGAAAAATAAATTTCTGGAAGATTCATTTCAGATATTTTCGATGCAAGCATTTTTGTAGCTTCGCTCAACGCTACCTCGCCGCGTTCTCTCCGCACTTTCTCTATTATTCCGAGAAGATATTGATTCACCTCAACGAACGGCTGATAATATTGAAGCGACGCCATAAGATAATATTCTCCAACTATCTTCAACAATTCCCTTTGCATCTCCTCAATTTTTTCCTTAAACGCGGGGAAATTATTTTCCTTGGAAGTTAGCAAAGCTTTCTGATCCAACGTTCTTCCTATGAGCAAATTAAAATCACCGCTATGTGCAAAATCGATAATGCTTTGAAAATTTTTTGTCGGATTAAAATTACTCTTCGCTATAGCATCGCCGATTGAGATCAGCTCATTTAATATTTTATCACGGAGTTCTTCAATAAGACCATCTTGCGTTTTAGAGACTGATTGGCCCGCATGAGAACTGAGACGCTTATAAATGTTTTTCACTTCTCTTGAAAGTTTCTCATTCGGATTCCAGAGAAACTTTTTATCAAAGCTTTGATTGCGGTTGATAATTTCTATTATCTGCTGAAAGATTTTTCTCTTATCAGAATCGTATCCTAATTCTTGAGCAAGATGTTCAAACGCTTCATCAAGAATTATATCTGAGTTAAGTATGACATCGAATGAAGGCGGCAGACCGAACTCTAACGCCGAGACTTTCATAATCCGCGACAAAAAGCTATCGATTGTTTGCACCTGAAAATCTGAATAGTTATCGAGTATCCGGTCAACCTCCGCCCGCGAACGTTCTATGAGGTTCTCAGCATCGAGCCCGACTTTTTTCATTTCCTGCAATGTTTTCGCATCGCCAAATGAAGCTTTCTTTAAAGATTCCACAACCTTTTGTTTCATCTGGAGTGCGGCATTGTTTGTAAAAGTAATAGCGAGAATATTTTTGAGGCGGTTGTTTGGAATATTATCCGAGAGAAGCAATCGAATAAACCGCATGGTAAGCTGGGTTGTTTTGCCTGAACCTGCAGACGCGGAAACGAGTGTGAAGTTTGAATCTATGTTTTGTGATTTCTTACTCATGCAATGTGAAATGTAAGAAAATTTTGAGTGATATAGAATTCTAAACAATGCCGGCACGCTGCTGTGAGGGTCTGAGGTTAACTTATAAGTTCTTTATTGTCACTCCCGCGTGTTTTAAGCGGGAGTCCAGCGCTCAGATTTTACCAGATTTCTGGATTCCCGATAGAAGCATTCGGGAATGACATTACTTTTTTATCAGCTTCAAGACTAACAAGAATTTCGCACGCCTCGCAATTTTGACATGTTCTAAGATTTTCAGTATACTAGGCGAAGTTACTGAGAGAATGAACTTTGTTTGATATATAGTATCTGTAAAAGGAAAAACGAATATAAAATTGCCGCTGCAAAATGGAAACACTTGGCAAAAAATATGACCTCAAAGATTATCTAATCTGAAATGGCAAATAGATGGAAAATACCGAAATCTATTGAGCAAAAAATTAGAAAACGGGATACACGGTGTGTTTATTGCGGAACAAACTTTGCTTCTAACGCTAAGGAAAGAGCAACGTGGGAACACATTGATAACGATGCAGGCAATATTTCAGAAGAGAATATTTGTTTATGCTGTAATTCATGTAACGCCAGTAAAAGAACGATACATCTACAAGTCTGGCTGAAATCTCACTATTGTCTGAACAATAATATTAACGAACGGACCGTTGCAAAAATTGTCCGACTCAATCTTGGTATCAGATAGACGATTACCGTGGGCTCGTAACTGGTTGTGCCAGCTTCACCAAAAAAGAAAATCCTTAAATGAAACCAATATTTTTTCCATCCCAATCAGAATTTAGAAAGTGGTTAGAAAAAAACTACAAGAAGAAAACCGAGTTATTGGTTGGTTATTACAAAGTGGACAGCGGCAAACCGAGCATGACATGGTCCCAATCTGTTGATGAAGCGCTTTGTTTTGGCTGGATAGATGGAATCCGCAGATCAATCGACAAAGAGAGTTACTGCATTCGCTTCACGCCAAGAAAATTGTCAAGCAACTGGAGTGCAATAAATATTCAAAAAGTTAAAACACTAATCAAACAAGGGCTAATGCGGCAAGCAGGGCTTGAGGCATTTAGTCATCGTAAGAAAGATAAATCAAAAACCTACAGTTTCGAAAACGCCGCCCAAAAATTTACCGAAAGTTTTGAAACCAAATTTAAGTCGAACAAAAAGGGGTGGGATTTCTTTAAAGCACAGCCGCCGTCATACCAAAAAATGGTTATCCATTGGATTATGTCTGCCAAGCAGGAATCAACTCAGTTTACCCGTCTCGAAAAAACTATCACCGAAAGTAAAAAACAAAAACGGCTTTATTAAAAACTAATGCTATGCAGTTCGATAGTATATTTTTTATTTAGCCATTTGTTATAATCTTGTGGAACTCAACCCCCTTTAAGTTCCCCCTTCTCTAAAATTAGAGAAGGGGGATGGGGGATGAGTTCAATAAAACATAGTAATGGCATTGTCGATTGTCAATATTGCGGAACGTCAGTGAATAAATAAAAACAGAGTAATATAAAACATCGGTTGTTGAAGCGCCGCGGAAATTCTCAGAATTATTGAGCCAGCCGAAATCCGCCGGTATTACTTTGCATCTTAATTACATACCTGATAACAAAAACTTTGTTCCCCTGTGGGCTCAAAGGAAGGGCTGCAGAAGTTCCTTGAAAATTGCACTCCAGAAAACAACTCATCATTGAATTCGCTAAAATCTGAAAATTCTTACACTTTTTGGTTTTATTTATGCAAATATTTATGAAACCTCCTTCATAATATTTCGTAAGTTGTGAAAGAAAGGATAATTTCATGGATATCATATCAGACCTCGGAGAAATGGCATTTGCAAGCCGCCTAAGGAGACTTGGAGAGCGACTTGCCAAAGATGTAACTCTCCTCTATCACAAACTTGACATAGATTTTGAAGCACGCTGGTTCTCGGTTTTTTACAGCTTGCATTGTTACTCTCCGATTACAGTTACAGGATTAGCCGACTCGCTTGGTATCAGCCATACCGGTGTCAAACAACTCGCGAGAGAAATGGCAGAGAAAAAACTTGTCACATGGTCAAAAGGGAAAGACGACAAACGGCAGCAATTGATTTCACTGACTGCAAAAGGGAAAGAAATAGCTCAACAGTTGTTGCCCGTATGGGAAGAAGTACGCAAAGCAACTAAAGAACTTCTTGATACCACGGATTGCAACATGCTGGGTGGATTGAAAAATATTGAGCAACAGTTAGATCAGCGAAACATGTACGAAAGAGTTTGGTTTCAGTTAAAAGGTTCATTACCCGGTGAAATTGAGATACACGAGTACAGCCCCGCTATGAAAAAATATTTCAAGTCGTTGAATTACGAATGGCTCGAAGAAAATTTTACGATTGAGAAAGCCGACAATAGGTTGCTTTCAGATCCCAATACAAGAATTGTCAAAAGGGGCGGTGCAGTTCTCTTCGCTTCGCTTGAAGGCGACGTTGTAGGAACATGCGCTTTAATTAAACACCGCAATGGGGTCTTCGAATTAGCTAAAATGGCAGTTACAAAAAAATATCAGGGGCGCGGTATCGGGAAAAAACTGATTATTGCAATCATTGATAAAGCAAAGACGTTAGGCGCTTCAGAACTTTACCTGCAAACGAATGCAAAACTCAAATCAGCTAATTATCTCTATAACAAGTTAGGGTTTATAAAGACAACCGCGGCTTCATTTATCAGAAAAAAATACCGCCGATCTACATTCGTAATGAAATTAGACTTAACTAATCTGAAAACAATTTAAACACCAACAGCATTAAAGAATATTTTTGAAGGGAATTTATATGCGAACAAACAGCATCAACAAAAACAGCAATATGTGGAGTACTTTGATTCTTATTGTAGTACTTCTACTTGTTGTTCCGATATATTCACCAGCACAGCAACCCACTATCGATAGTAAAACACAAGGAACTGTAATCGATTCGATATGTTTGACACTCAATGATGTTTATGTCTTTCCGGATGTGGCAAAGAAAATGGAACAACTACTTCGGAAAAATTTTAAGGACGGTAAATATAAAAATACTGCTAACCTTATGGAGTTTACCGATCAATTAACAACCGATTTACAATCGATAAGCCATGATAAGCACTTACGTGTTAGGCCTCTACCACCGCGTGATCCCGGCAGTTCAACTCAGCCGTCAGCCGAAGAGGAACGAAAAGGACAATTAGAGCGACTCCACAAGGATAACTTCGGATTTAAGAAGATCGAAATTTTGCCAGGTAACATTGGTTATATTGATTTTCGTTTCTTCGCTGAAACGAGTGTCGGAGACGCTAGTGCGACTGCAATCGCAGCAATGAATTTCTTAGCTCATGTCGATGCGATTATTTTCGATCTAAGACATAATGGCGGTGGCAGTCCCTCGATGATTCAGCTCATCAGTAGTTATCTATTCGATGAACCGGTTCACCTTAACAGTTTCTATATTCGCAAAACAAACGAAACTCAACAGTTTTGGACACAGGGGCATGTCCAGGGTAAAAAATTAATCAATGTGCCGGTCTACGTGCTAACAAGCAGTTTTACGTTTTCCGGTGCTGAGGAGTTCACTTACAATATCAAGAATCTAAAACGCGGAACAATTATTGGAGAAACAACGGGTGGCGGTGCTCATCCTGTTGAGGGACATACTTTCGAAAACTTGCCTGTACTCGTAACCGTTTCTTTTGGCCGCGCGGTAAATCCAATAACAAACACTAATTGGGAAGGAACCGGTGTAGAGCCAGACATAAAAGTTACGTCAGATCAAGCATTAATTGTTGCACGAACCGAAGCTTTAAAAAAACTAATGGAGAACGAGAAAGACGATGGAAAGAAAAAACAGTTTGCATGGGGAATAGCAGGGCTTGAAGCAGAAAGGAATCCCATTACGGTTGATGAGAAGACATTACAAACTTACGTCGGTGAATACGGACCGAGAAAAGTGATGTTTGAAAATGGTAATCTTTTTTATCAGCGGGAAGGGAGACCGAAATACAAATTAATCCCAATGGGAGATGATACTTTCGCACTTGATGGAATGGATACTTTTAGAGTAAAATTTAAACGTGACAGCTCGGGGAAAGTTATTGAATTTGTCGGGATGTACAGTGATGGCATGACAGATTCAAATCAAAAAAGCGACAAATAAGTTATTGAAGAAATGCCAAACGCAACAAACCTCAGAAGGAGTAAGTCATGATTACGAAGGTTTATAAAACAAATCTAATAACTATAACTGTGGTGTTATTCCTTTTATTGCAATGCCTTTTAAAAACAGCATTGATCGCTGAAGTAAGTTTTAAACCTTTTAAAACGACAACACCCCCTATCATAGACGGTAGTTTGGATGATGCAGTATGGCAATCGACTCAGAAGGTTACAGGATTTAAAACTTTCCAACCTGATTTTGGGAAAGATATGTCGGTAAATACAGATGCATATTTAGCGTACGATGAAGAGAATCTTTATTTTGCATTTAAGTGTTACGAATCGGAACCGGATAAGATAAAAGCAAATGTATCCGGTAGAGATAGAATGACCGGAGATGATCATGTTTGTTTGAATCTCGATACCTTTGGAGATCAACAAACGTTAACATGCTTTTATGTCAATCCACTCGGTATACAGGGAGATAGTAAAGCTACATCTAATAGCGAAGATTTTAGTTTCGATGCGGTTTGGGAGAGTGCGGGAAAGATTGATGTTGATGGATACAGTATCGAAATTTGCATTCCCTTGAAAAGTATTCGCTATTCGGATCAAGATCCAACTACAATGAGATTGACGATACAACGAAAGGTAACTCTAAGACAGGAAAACGGAACATTGCCTCCGCTTGATCCGAAGATTGGTGGAAATTTTGTTGTTCAGGGTGCAACTGTGAATTACGAAGGATTGAAACATTATACATTGTTTGAATTGCTTCCGGCGTACACTTATACTCATAGGGAGACTATGGAGCAGGGTTCTCTTGTTCCTGAAGAACGTAAAGGCAATATCAGCTTAAATGCAAAGTATGGATTAACACAGAATCTAATACTCGATGGAACATATAATCCGGATTTCAGTCAGATTGAAGCAGATGCCGGACAGGTAGATGTTAATCTTAGATATGAAATTTATTATCCTGAGACGAGACCGTTTTTTCTTGAAGGAAATGAAAATTTTCAAATGTCGAATGGACCGACGATTATTCATACAAGAAAAATTGTTGATCCATTAGCCGGTGCAAAAGTTACAGGTAAGATAGCAGACGGACAAACAATTGCTGCAATGTACGCAATTGACGAATTGAATCCTTTGGAATATCCTGACCAGCAATATGCACATTTCGGGATTTTCAGATATAAGGGAGATATCGGCAATGGGAATTATTTAGGAGGGCTTGTTGCAGATAAAGAGATGAAGGGACATTATAATAGAGCAGTGGCAGTAGACGGGCAATACAGATTAACACCCGGTTCCACTTTATCAATTCTTGGTTCTTATACGAAAACTTACGATGAAGCAACTGTAACCGATAATAACGGACATGCATTATGTATGAATTTTAATAATTTTGACCGTAACTTAAATTACGGTGTAAATTATGAAAAAATATCTGAAAACTATTCGGCAGAAATGGGGCAGATGTACCGTACAGGATATTCTGGAATCGGCGGTTACTTTGGTCCACGTTTGTATTTTGACTCAAGTGTAGTTCTGAATATTATGCCCCAGATTTCAACTTATCATTTACGAGATGATCTGAGCCAGATGTGGGAAAATAGTTACAGTGCTCATATAAATGGTACGTTCGTTAATAGAATAAATGCGTGTGCAGGATATGAGTGGAGTACAGAAGTTTATCAGTTACAGAAATTCAATACAGACAATATGCATTCTTCATTCAGTATGCAAGCGACAAGAGAATTGAATATAAATCTGATTGGGAATTACAGAAATGCTATTCGTTATGTAAATGATCCTTATCCGGGTTATGGCTGGGGTGCGAGCGCTGGAGTAAGTTATCAACCGATATCTAATATCGCTATTTCTTTATCTTACAATTATTCTGATTTCTATCGTAAATCTGATGATAAGAAGATATTTAACTATTCAATTTATAGAGTAAGGTCAACATATCAAGTAAACAAATACTTATTCTTCAGATGTGTTGTTGAGTATAACGATTATCGCAAGAGGTTGTTTACAGATTTTCTTGCATCATTTACATACATACCGGGTACGGTATTTTATCTTGGCTATGGATCAATATTCCAGAAAACTCAATGGGAAACCGACCGATATGTACCCAGCAATAGATTTCTAGAAACAAAAAGAGGATTGTTCCTTAAAGTATCCTACTTGTGGAGAATGTGAGAATCGAATCGTGTCTGAAACGTGCAAACCTTGAATGGAAGGATTGAATACTTCTTAATTAAAGTTTTGCCCCGATGGCTCGGGGAAAGCGATAGAATTTGTCGGGATGTATGGGGGTGCGTGACAGATTTAAATCAAAGAACAGAAAAGTAATACTATGTATGAGTTTCGGTTTAAGAACAATGATGGTTTTAAAATAACAAACAAGTAGTATCTTGTAAAGTTGCAGTATTTATTTAGGTATTATATTTTAGTTCGAATCACAGTTCTTTAACAATTCTGATGAGGATAATTATGAGAAGATTAGTTTTTCTGCTACTTACTTTTATTACAGCTAGCTATTTACATTCACAGCAAGATGGTGAAGATATTTCTTTGGGAAAATATCGTGTGTTGCACTCAAAGATTCTCAATGAAGATAGAACACTTCTTGTAGCTTTACCGGACGAGCATGAAAATTCCAGCATTTCCTTCCCTGTATTATATCTACTCTACGGTGATCAGGTGAAGGGATATTTTGCGGAGGTTGTTAATGTTATAGATCGTCTCAGCGGAGCCGGTGAAATACCACCGTTGATTATTGTGGGTGTAGCGAATAAAGACAGGTACCGTGACTGTCTTCCCCTACAGCAAAACGGTACTCCGGGCGGTGCAGAAAAATTTCTTAGATTTTTTAAGGAAGAACTGAATCCATTCATCAACTCAAATTATCGGACTAAGAACTTT
Protein-coding sequences here:
- a CDS encoding pyridoxal phosphate-dependent aminotransferase; protein product: MTFSERTNWHLQQNKLTELFDSMRKSGRHILDLTVSNPTECGFIYPEKEILSSFENHLSMVYDPNPRGLLSARQSVSEYYQQKNITVDPSNIFLTTSTSEAYSIAFKLLCNPGDSVLVPKPSYPLFEYLAQINDVKLQHYNLRYDDEWCLDIESLNNLMIENIGKIKAIVIVNPHNPTGMFLKKDEYDAIKEFARQHSLALIVDEVFIDYAFEDDERRISSTANETEVLTFTLNGISKMIGLPQMKLGWLVVSGKSSVVSEAAARLEIICDTFLSVNTPVQVALPKLLTEEKNIQNQILNRVKSNYNTLLTTHNSQPTSQSSPLLSEGGWYGIIRVPRTKSDEEWALQLLEKKGVYVYPGYFFDFQNEGYLVISLLVENSIFQKAVSGIVDHVSTA
- a CDS encoding PD-(D/E)XK nuclease family protein; translated protein: MSSIKIISAQENLIDVLAAELAANDKDYSRQVIVFPGKRPSHFLRKTLAERENTSFFPPKIFSMDEFNEYLFRDVLGYRQQTLESIDAVAILFDVHKKTEQRLGRSHYDSFDNFFPVALKLLGELEEVMMANQTARRVKEVLQNIEFAKFHSLAEYFKNFYEEIERRGFVIRSMIYRTVANEIEKIDFSSHDKIILAGFYAFTNVEKKIIEGLQKKSNVKFIFQYGIGLNERLKMLGFDVKPEENYSVKNNEPDFHFYKASDTHGQIYALAAEIQKRTENGNEIDHHTAVVLPSFEALFPAIHFPLSLLKEETYNIALGYPIKRTPAYGFLSNLLELIATAFNNKFSASSYLRVILHPYVKNIRYEQRSDVTRIMFHQLEKYLAEEKSKVLLSLESIEGDDEFFDGCTKALAGIVEGVNIEKLKSQIKSIHDNTIRKFVDIKSIGDFAQRAIEVLNYIFTESTANLHPYFKPYVQKLMEVLDQVAHSLVKNEKFNEPSGYIIFLQHFLESETVPFHGTPLRGLQVLGLLETRNLAFDTLYFINANDDIVPGKPGEDMLLPQHIRKMLGLETYHDREKLVEYYFDLVVKSAKEVHLYYTENQKDGKKEKSRFVQKLLWQKQQETKTDKLTPFEKTIRFGVKLENPKPKAIAKTKEIVQHLRTIKYSASLLDTYLACQLKFYYQNVLRLREKTEVSDEIDALDVGILIHTVLEEYFKPFLGKKIEKLTRDRLEEIIARKMEEVYGKDWLGPTFMMHTQIVNHLWQFVEEYQIPMLQKSEIIIKDLEKKFTVETKGITFVGKVDRIELRSNMVYIIDYKTSKDDESVRIRFDKLDINNRETYRDAIGSFQLPIYMLLYNQQTGTPLENIIPAYLFLGRNRLNEEIEVPIGDDDISPVKIFDSIKQVIFKLVDEILNINQPFVPTEFLEDECSKCPYSAICGTTWISDVKLE